One part of the Terrimicrobium sacchariphilum genome encodes these proteins:
- a CDS encoding LacI family DNA-binding transcriptional regulator, whose protein sequence is MERRVTQSDVARRAGVTRPAVTMALRGHPSIPLATQERIRRIAEEMGYVPDPMLSALASYRSTLRPASYHGTLAWLGNNLPPFDWREVTMFRSYYDGAVRRAASYGYNVEIFDFQAKGSTPEKIAKAFRFRNISGVLLSPQPGPSWELSFPWEHFSFVTFGYSLVRPALHTVAPTQFRAMMMTMRKLYEKGYRRIGFGCSFLVDERTDHHLLGGYLVEKALFERKLTMPLFDEEKADAPLFRKWFLKHRPDAIVTGNPRLLQVIEDAGFRVPEDVGLACPTLPEPDIDFAGVYEDSFHMGETAVDTLVGMIHRGERGIPERPHYVHVPGLWLEGRTLRDRHAPEKKNAGTAKRSRRSS, encoded by the coding sequence ATGGAAAGACGAGTTACCCAATCCGATGTGGCGCGACGAGCCGGGGTCACGCGCCCGGCGGTGACCATGGCGTTGCGGGGCCACCCCAGCATACCGCTTGCGACGCAGGAGCGCATCCGCCGCATCGCCGAGGAGATGGGTTATGTACCCGACCCGATGCTTTCGGCCCTGGCCTCCTACCGGAGCACTCTGCGCCCGGCCTCCTACCATGGCACGCTGGCTTGGCTGGGAAATAATCTGCCGCCCTTTGACTGGCGGGAGGTCACCATGTTCCGGTCGTACTATGACGGCGCGGTGCGGCGGGCGGCCTCGTACGGCTACAATGTCGAGATCTTCGACTTTCAGGCAAAAGGATCGACGCCGGAAAAAATCGCCAAGGCCTTCCGCTTTCGCAATATCTCCGGCGTCCTGCTCTCCCCACAGCCCGGGCCGAGTTGGGAGCTCAGTTTCCCCTGGGAGCATTTTTCCTTTGTCACATTCGGGTACTCGCTGGTGCGCCCGGCGCTTCACACCGTGGCCCCCACTCAGTTCCGCGCCATGATGATGACCATGCGGAAACTTTACGAAAAGGGCTACCGCCGTATTGGCTTCGGATGTTCCTTTCTGGTCGATGAACGCACCGATCACCACCTCCTCGGCGGCTATCTGGTTGAAAAGGCGCTCTTTGAGAGGAAGCTCACGATGCCTCTTTTCGATGAGGAAAAAGCCGACGCGCCACTCTTTCGGAAATGGTTTCTCAAGCACCGCCCCGATGCCATCGTAACCGGAAATCCACGGCTGCTCCAGGTCATCGAGGATGCCGGGTTCCGCGTCCCGGAGGATGTCGGGCTGGCCTGCCCCACGCTGCCCGAGCCGGATATTGACTTCGCCGGGGTCTACGAGGACTCTTTTCACATGGGCGAGACCGCCGTAGATACTCTCGTCGGGATGATTCACCGAGGCGAACGCGGAATCCCCGAGCGGCCTCATTATGTCCATGTGCCTGGCCTGTGGCTGGAGGGACGGACTTTGCGAGATAGGCACGCTCCGGAAAAGAAAAACGCCGGAACCGCCAAACGGTCCCGGCGCTCATCGTAA
- a CDS encoding PEP-CTERM sorting domain-containing protein (PEP-CTERM proteins occur, often in large numbers, in the proteomes of bacteria that also encode an exosortase, a predicted intramembrane cysteine proteinase. The presence of a PEP-CTERM domain at a protein's C-terminus predicts cleavage within the sorting domain, followed by covalent anchoring to some some component of the (usually Gram-negative) cell surface. Many PEP-CTERM proteins exhibit an unusual sequence composition that includes large numbers of potential glycosylation sites. Expression of one such protein has been shown restore the ability of a bacterium to form floc, a type of biofilm.): MEQKAPLLLTFSIAAGLLLGMTSTRAAVLVEDFFNYTSGTSAAANNGGSGWSGSWSGVTTNGRTYTNLAGTFSTPTNYTYSTGTNYVALTAAGSAKIDYTRNLQTSIDFDPATSTTYYFSSLISVLNDGTVSSDMFFPRFRDSTSTSIAAFGMNASNRIRIVTSGGNSIDSTTVLAEGSTFATATQYLAIGKMVLNPSTQADEFYFSLIPTSSSVPLTEPTTWTVSTSQFVTGIATQVTYTVNANGGTMNLDNFVLGNTYASVIPEPQTGVLLGLGGLGVLGYLRRARRLGR, from the coding sequence ATGGAACAGAAAGCTCCCCTACTCCTGACCTTCTCCATCGCCGCAGGACTCCTGCTGGGCATGACCTCCACCCGGGCCGCAGTACTGGTCGAGGATTTCTTCAACTATACCTCCGGCACCAGCGCGGCGGCAAATAATGGAGGCAGTGGATGGAGCGGCAGCTGGTCGGGAGTGACGACGAACGGTCGCACCTACACCAATCTCGCGGGGACATTTTCCACACCGACGAACTACACCTATTCGACGGGGACCAATTATGTGGCCCTGACGGCGGCGGGATCGGCGAAGATCGACTATACCCGCAATCTGCAAACGTCGATCGATTTCGATCCGGCCACGAGTACGACGTACTATTTCAGCAGCCTCATCTCGGTACTCAATGATGGCACGGTAAGCAGCGATATGTTCTTCCCGCGATTCCGCGACTCCACAAGCACGAGCATTGCGGCTTTTGGGATGAACGCATCCAACCGCATTCGCATCGTGACGTCCGGAGGCAACAGCATCGACTCGACCACCGTACTGGCCGAGGGTTCCACCTTCGCGACGGCCACCCAATATTTGGCCATCGGCAAGATGGTGCTCAATCCATCGACCCAGGCGGATGAGTTCTACTTTTCCCTTATTCCCACATCGTCGTCCGTCCCGCTCACCGAACCCACGACATGGACGGTATCGACATCCCAATTCGTTACCGGGATCGCGACACAGGTGACTTACACCGTCAATGCCAATGGCGGCACGATGAACCTCGACAACTTTGTCCTCGGCAACACCTATGCCTCGGTGATTCCCGAGCCGCAAACCGGGGTCCTGCTCGGTCTGGGTGGTCTGGGGGTACTCGGGTATCTCCGCCGCGCCCGCAGGCTCGGGCGGTAA